The following coding sequences are from one Methanohalophilus halophilus window:
- a CDS encoding cation:proton antiporter domain-containing protein, which translates to MDSIYFLQVALAVLLMTIIAHLLSMRFRMPILIFLLIEGIIAGPEILNILDPTILGEGLTAIVALCVSVIVFDGGLHIDLRSIRSIQKSVLRLVIFGVVVTFILATTASYYIAGLPLNIAALFGALVTATGPTVITPLVRNVNVPHKVSKILELEGVLNDAASVILAALIFELIVSPLSGLELVGFFIQRVGMGLIFGLASGFLLRNILGKILLTEQTVRFITFTMVIATFVIAESFANESGILAVAIFGIMVGSSKVPYKSALKEFKADLVLMMLSLIFLLLAALLRFDYIIQIGLVGVAVVMVLIFVARPISVFLSTRGTSFNRNEKLFVSFVGPRGVVPASIATYFAVKLNSMGMVGGDALVGLIFITIIITVLMTGSFANRVAKFLGVIPMEILVVGGGEVGKILAERFEKRGENVVVVDPSEENCQKLMKSDIRVVHGDAEDINVLKEAGIDHAKYVVATTDKDNTNLLICQIAKTKFNFDKDQIVARVNNIENLHAFWDLEIRAMSPAMTTALVLDNMVGRPHMFSMCEVGEGADIIEAHVSNPKVVGKAISELNLPENSLLLMVRRGNESFIANGNIVLEYDDIVTVIGEGDSAQKVADLFER; encoded by the coding sequence GTGGATTCAATATATTTCTTACAGGTTGCACTTGCTGTGCTTCTCATGACTATTATAGCCCACCTGTTGAGTATGCGCTTTCGTATGCCTATATTGATTTTCCTTTTGATTGAGGGAATAATCGCAGGCCCAGAGATTCTTAATATATTGGATCCCACGATTTTGGGTGAAGGCCTAACAGCAATTGTTGCCCTCTGTGTGTCTGTCATTGTTTTTGATGGTGGCCTTCATATTGATCTTCGTTCTATACGTAGTATTCAAAAAAGTGTATTAAGACTTGTTATATTTGGCGTTGTTGTAACATTTATACTAGCTACGACAGCCAGTTATTATATTGCAGGCCTACCTCTGAATATTGCTGCCCTATTTGGTGCACTTGTAACAGCTACCGGTCCAACTGTAATCACTCCACTTGTAAGGAACGTCAATGTTCCCCATAAAGTCAGTAAGATACTTGAACTTGAAGGTGTTCTCAATGATGCTGCAAGTGTCATATTGGCAGCACTTATTTTTGAATTGATTGTTTCACCTCTTTCAGGTTTGGAACTTGTCGGTTTTTTCATACAACGAGTAGGAATGGGGCTGATTTTTGGGCTAGCCAGTGGCTTTTTGCTGCGAAATATCCTTGGCAAAATACTCCTTACTGAACAAACAGTACGGTTCATTACCTTTACAATGGTGATTGCCACTTTTGTGATTGCTGAGTCTTTTGCCAATGAATCGGGCATTCTTGCTGTTGCAATATTTGGTATTATGGTGGGTTCATCCAAAGTTCCCTATAAATCTGCACTAAAAGAGTTCAAGGCTGATCTTGTATTGATGATGTTGTCTTTGATCTTCCTGTTACTTGCAGCATTACTGCGTTTTGATTATATTATACAGATAGGGCTTGTGGGTGTAGCGGTTGTAATGGTCTTGATTTTTGTGGCCAGGCCAATTTCTGTATTTCTTTCTACCCGTGGCACATCTTTTAATCGCAATGAAAAATTATTCGTTTCCTTTGTCGGTCCAAGGGGTGTGGTTCCTGCTTCGATTGCAACCTATTTTGCAGTAAAATTAAATTCAATGGGGATGGTAGGCGGCGATGCCCTTGTAGGACTTATATTTATTACTATCATTATTACGGTTTTAATGACCGGTTCCTTTGCCAATCGTGTTGCTAAGTTCTTAGGAGTGATTCCAATGGAGATACTTGTTGTAGGTGGCGGTGAGGTTGGAAAGATTCTCGCCGAGCGTTTTGAAAAGAGAGGGGAAAATGTAGTGGTTGTAGACCCTTCCGAAGAAAATTGCCAGAAATTGATGAAATCTGACATAAGAGTTGTGCATGGTGATGCGGAAGATATTAATGTCCTTAAGGAAGCAGGAATTGATCATGCTAAATATGTGGTTGCAACTACTGACAAGGACAATACTAATCTTTTAATTTGCCAGATTGCCAAGACCAAGTTTAATTTTGATAAGGACCAGATCGTTGCACGTGTAAATAATATTGAAAACCTTCATGCTTTCTGGGACCTTGAAATAAGAGCAATGAGTCCTGCAATGACAACTGCTCTTGTGCTGGACAATATGGTAGGCCGTCCTCATATGTTCTCCATGTGTGAAGTTGGGGAAGGAGCCGACATCATAGAGGCACATGTAAGTAATCCCAAAGTTGTAGGCAAAGCTATAAGTGAACTTAACTTGCCTGAAAACAGTCTTCTGTTAATGGTCCGCAGAGGTAATGAATCCTTTATCGCCAACGGGAATATTGTACTTGAATATGACGATATTGTAACTGTAATTGGTGAAGGCGATTCAGCACAGAAGGTTGCAGACCTTTTTGAGCGTTGA
- the cbiM gene encoding cobalt transporter CbiM → MHISDGILSTTAITGGWVVTIVIAILSFWWRYREVDVVEEIPKFSVMTAAFFVASLIHIPLGPTSVHLIFNGLVGVILGPLAYVAMLVGLTLQAFLFQHGGVTTIGVNTMNVGIPALLCFYIFKKGIDYGFSEKIMGGISGGLAVFFTTILLSISLLTTGEEFLGVAGVAAAAHAPVMIIEGIVTASVVTYLAKVKPELLPVKLNK, encoded by the coding sequence ATGCATATATCAGATGGTATCCTCTCCACCACTGCCATAACCGGTGGCTGGGTTGTAACTATAGTCATAGCCATACTGTCTTTTTGGTGGAGGTATAGGGAAGTTGATGTGGTAGAAGAAATTCCTAAGTTTTCAGTAATGACAGCCGCATTTTTTGTTGCTTCTCTTATTCATATTCCCTTAGGGCCTACAAGTGTACATTTGATATTTAATGGCCTTGTAGGTGTGATTCTGGGTCCCCTGGCGTATGTGGCAATGTTGGTAGGTTTGACTTTACAGGCTTTCCTTTTCCAGCATGGCGGAGTCACAACCATTGGTGTCAATACTATGAATGTTGGAATCCCTGCCCTGTTATGCTTTTACATTTTCAAAAAAGGGATAGATTATGGTTTTTCTGAAAAAATAATGGGAGGCATAAGTGGGGGCCTTGCAGTATTTTTTACAACAATCCTTCTCTCTATAAGTTTGTTGACTACAGGAGAGGAATTTTTAGGCGTAGCAGGAGTAGCAGCAGCAGCTCATGCCCCGGTAATGATTATTGAAGGAATCGTAACTGCTTCAGTAGTAACTTATCTGGCAAAAGTTAAACCTGAATTATTACCTGTTAAATTAAATAAGTGA
- the mtbC gene encoding dimethylamine corrinoid protein MtbC, translating into MSDAIVSCKKDQVLAAVEKARGELEAPDIIENGLAAGMNEVGTLFERGKLFLPHVMMAAEAMQAGVDELKDDMPESSGKAAGVIVNGTVEGDVHDIGKAIVSTMLQTSGFEVYDIGRDAPVADFIAKIKETNANMVGVSALMTTTLQGQKEVIEALEEEGLRDKVKVMVGGAPATNAWAKKIGADCYAENATEAVAKAKELLL; encoded by the coding sequence TTGTCTGACGCTATTGTAAGTTGCAAGAAAGATCAGGTTCTTGCTGCTGTCGAAAAAGCCCGTGGTGAACTCGAGGCTCCCGACATCATTGAGAATGGTCTTGCAGCAGGTATGAACGAAGTTGGTACCCTTTTTGAAAGGGGTAAATTATTCCTTCCACATGTCATGATGGCTGCAGAAGCCATGCAGGCCGGTGTGGATGAACTTAAAGACGATATGCCTGAATCATCCGGAAAAGCGGCTGGTGTAATTGTCAATGGTACAGTAGAGGGAGATGTCCATGACATCGGTAAGGCTATTGTATCCACCATGCTCCAGACATCAGGATTCGAAGTCTATGACATTGGCCGTGATGCACCTGTAGCAGATTTCATTGCCAAGATCAAGGAAACCAATGCAAACATGGTTGGTGTTTCCGCACTTATGACCACCACTCTCCAGGGCCAGAAGGAAGTAATCGAAGCCCTCGAAGAAGAAGGTCTCCGTGACAAGGTAAAAGTAATGGTAGGCGGCGCACCTGCAACCAATGCATGGGCCAAAAAGATCGGTGCAGACTGCTATGCAGAAAATGCAACTGAAGCTGTAGCCAAAGCAAAAGAGCTTCTCTTGTAA
- a CDS encoding ArsR family transcriptional regulator, producing MPRRTRIINDPSEMVPLLQTFRSKEHKHVFNALSSEWMTKGQLDEKMGIDTEESIDILQKCGLLESQWRMPKPGEKPDKEYHSSYSKVQANFQCSFDDLSEIITLTFTPYEEIKDLIGELEKEVESGNHSMSALTRKLNRSALYIRSLARRANKLTVMGQRLKINEEKK from the coding sequence ATGCCCAGGAGAACCCGAATAATAAACGACCCATCTGAAATGGTACCCCTCTTACAAACATTCAGGTCAAAGGAGCATAAACATGTCTTCAATGCACTCAGTTCAGAGTGGATGACAAAAGGCCAGCTTGACGAAAAAATGGGAATTGACACAGAGGAAAGTATCGATATACTCCAGAAATGCGGGTTACTGGAAAGCCAGTGGCGCATGCCCAAACCTGGAGAGAAACCGGATAAGGAATATCACTCATCGTATTCAAAAGTACAGGCGAATTTCCAGTGTTCTTTTGACGACCTCAGTGAAATAATTACTTTAACATTCACTCCTTACGAAGAAATAAAAGATCTGATAGGAGAACTTGAAAAGGAAGTAGAAAGTGGCAACCATTCTATGAGTGCTCTTACACGTAAGCTCAACAGAAGTGCATTATACATAAGATCCCTTGCCAGAAGAGCAAATAAGTTAACGGTTATGGGCCAGAGATTGAAAATAAATGAGGAAAAGAAATGA
- a CDS encoding DUF7839 domain-containing protein — MIDILQSKSGITKFQILIEVAAHQPNVRQKEIAEKVGVTPQAVSEYIKELTSEGYIYSDGRVRYRITKNGVEWVLENAADMKRYAKFVMSDIISHVSTWTAIADENLDKGEDVYLHMRNGLLYVDTKEEADARGVTVSDAGKGEDVGVTNLTGMIDLETASITVCKIPRSERQGSRNVDLERLKKLTESKDYIAVIGVESLVALKKIGSQPDVMYGAKESVVEAAFHGLSSLVLAIDEQVPTIMSKLEMENLEYELVDLSIH, encoded by the coding sequence ATGATTGACATTCTCCAGAGTAAAAGCGGCATTACCAAATTCCAGATACTTATCGAAGTTGCCGCCCATCAACCCAATGTCAGACAGAAAGAAATAGCAGAAAAAGTCGGAGTGACTCCTCAGGCAGTCTCAGAATATATAAAGGAACTTACATCAGAAGGATACATTTATTCTGACGGAAGGGTACGTTACAGAATTACAAAAAATGGAGTAGAATGGGTTCTGGAAAATGCTGCTGACATGAAAAGATATGCCAAATTCGTAATGAGTGATATTATAAGCCATGTATCTACCTGGACTGCTATTGCCGATGAAAATCTGGATAAAGGCGAGGATGTCTATCTTCATATGAGAAACGGTTTGCTATATGTTGACACTAAAGAAGAAGCAGATGCCCGGGGTGTCACCGTATCTGATGCAGGAAAAGGAGAAGATGTAGGTGTCACCAACCTGACCGGGATGATCGATCTGGAAACAGCAAGTATTACAGTCTGCAAGATTCCCCGCAGTGAAAGGCAGGGGTCCAGAAATGTAGATTTGGAACGATTGAAAAAACTCACCGAATCAAAGGACTATATAGCGGTGATTGGAGTTGAATCACTCGTGGCACTCAAAAAAATTGGAAGTCAACCCGATGTTATGTATGGGGCCAAGGAATCGGTCGTAGAAGCTGCATTCCATGGACTTTCATCCCTTGTGCTTGCAATCGATGAGCAGGTACCCACTATAATGAGTAAACTTGAAATGGAAAACCTGGAATACGAACTTGTAGACCTGAGTATTCATTAA
- a CDS encoding DMT family transporter yields MWALFCAVLWGLWYIPGTVVWGLAPFVEMYTEVASTSGDSMALIVTAVLITALNAVTVVLALFVWNGVLGNYGEMIRTAKSFHPCSKWFLFASVFGGPVAILGSFMAMGFVGGAFAAVAALLYPVIGAGLANVWHGEKISKRAAMGIIVIIAGGITIFGGGVISELQAGSVGWIGYVGGLMAACGWGIEGAVADKGLDVANADVGLHLRFIAELAIWIIIALPLLAIMGYPVFTYAFQVFQPWTILMFVFAGITFGFCYVSWYKSFPLIGVGRGQGIANLYGMFAVISTILFFGDVPQWTVLVGGALCIVGSFIMFSEESLELETLRN; encoded by the coding sequence ATGTGGGCACTTTTCTGTGCTGTACTTTGGGGTCTCTGGTATATACCAGGTACCGTCGTATGGGGTCTCGCACCCTTCGTTGAAATGTATACTGAAGTCGCATCAACAAGCGGCGACAGTATGGCATTGATAGTTACTGCAGTATTGATTACTGCATTAAATGCTGTGACAGTTGTACTTGCGCTATTCGTATGGAATGGTGTGCTTGGTAATTATGGTGAAATGATAAGGACAGCCAAGTCTTTCCACCCCTGTTCCAAGTGGTTCTTATTTGCATCTGTATTTGGTGGACCGGTTGCAATTCTTGGTTCCTTTATGGCAATGGGATTTGTCGGAGGAGCTTTTGCAGCGGTTGCCGCATTGCTTTATCCTGTTATTGGTGCTGGCCTTGCTAATGTATGGCATGGTGAGAAGATCAGTAAGAGGGCAGCAATGGGTATTATTGTTATCATCGCCGGTGGTATTACCATCTTTGGTGGCGGTGTGATTTCCGAACTCCAGGCCGGAAGTGTTGGCTGGATTGGATATGTTGGTGGCCTTATGGCTGCATGTGGATGGGGTATCGAAGGTGCTGTTGCTGACAAGGGTCTTGACGTTGCAAATGCCGATGTCGGTCTTCACTTGAGATTCATCGCGGAACTTGCCATCTGGATAATCATTGCGCTGCCTTTGCTCGCAATCATGGGTTACCCGGTCTTCACATATGCATTCCAGGTATTCCAGCCTTGGACAATACTCATGTTCGTATTTGCAGGAATCACTTTCGGATTCTGTTATGTGTCCTGGTACAAGTCCTTCCCACTTATCGGTGTCGGACGTGGTCAGGGTATTGCAAACCTGTACGGTATGTTTGCTGTGATTTCCACAATTTTGTTCTTCGGTGATGTACCACAGTGGACCGTGCTGGTTGGTGGTGCTCTCTGTATCGTTGGTAGTTTCATAATGTTCTCCGAAGAGAGTCTGGAACTCGAAACACTAAGGAACTGA
- the cbiQ gene encoding cobalt ECF transporter T component CbiQ: MNYPRVDEYSGIESIVHNFDPRAKIITFTTLIFSFVFIENIPLAILAIFFSVVLVSISKLPTEFVYQHLKYPVLFLFSIFLVMAFTMKGNDILNLPFLDLTIEGIYLGFLIFLRGVAALLLAFLIFSTSRFDAIIKAIYMLKIPNIFVQMIAFSYRYIFVIIDEFQNMKKALSSKGFVFGFNQYSLSLIGNMIGGLLIRSYERGDRVHSSMVSKGYGGAQQLFFEYNMKAKDYFMGTSFIIIALLFHIYPVIL, from the coding sequence ATGAATTATCCAAGGGTTGATGAGTATTCTGGAATAGAATCAATAGTACACAATTTTGACCCAAGGGCCAAGATAATTACATTTACAACCCTTATTTTTTCCTTTGTTTTTATTGAAAATATTCCGTTGGCAATATTAGCTATATTCTTTTCCGTTGTTCTGGTCTCAATATCAAAGTTGCCAACAGAATTCGTATATCAACATTTGAAGTATCCCGTTTTATTTCTGTTTTCTATTTTTCTTGTAATGGCTTTTACAATGAAAGGAAACGATATCCTTAATTTGCCTTTCTTAGATTTAACTATAGAGGGGATATATCTGGGATTCCTGATATTTCTCAGAGGTGTTGCAGCTTTATTACTTGCATTTTTGATATTTTCTACAAGCAGGTTTGATGCAATAATCAAAGCTATTTATATGCTGAAAATCCCCAATATTTTTGTCCAGATGATTGCTTTTTCTTATCGGTATATATTTGTAATTATTGATGAATTCCAGAATATGAAAAAGGCACTCTCATCGAAAGGGTTTGTCTTTGGGTTCAATCAATATAGTTTATCTTTAATAGGAAATATGATTGGAGGATTGCTTATAAGGAGCTATGAACGGGGAGATCGAGTTCACAGTTCCATGGTTTCCAAAGGTTATGGCGGTGCTCAACAACTGTTTTTTGAATATAACATGAAGGCAAAGGATTATTTTATGGGCACCTCATTTATTATAATAGCTCTCTTATTCCATATTTATCCGGTGATTCTATGA
- a CDS encoding corrinoid protein — translation MATQEELQEKGKAAVMDFDDEAVVEVAEECISAGLDPVALIQEGFTAGMNEIGDQFEQGTLFLPHVIAASEAMSAGVEVLTPELEKLSAKSEDKGTIAIGTIEGDIHTIGKDIVATMLKIAGFNVIDLGRDVPIADYVTAVKENKPDIIGSSALMTTTMVLQTQVEEQLKEAGVRDSVKTMVGGAPVTQDWATKIGADIYAENATDAVVKCKAAME, via the coding sequence ATGGCTACACAGGAAGAGTTACAAGAAAAAGGAAAAGCTGCAGTTATGGATTTTGATGACGAAGCAGTTGTAGAAGTTGCAGAAGAATGTATCTCTGCAGGACTTGACCCGGTCGCACTCATTCAGGAAGGCTTCACTGCTGGAATGAACGAGATTGGTGACCAGTTCGAGCAGGGTACCCTTTTCCTTCCACACGTAATTGCTGCATCCGAAGCAATGAGTGCAGGTGTTGAAGTTCTCACCCCCGAACTTGAGAAACTCAGTGCAAAATCCGAAGACAAAGGTACAATCGCAATCGGTACCATCGAAGGTGACATTCACACCATCGGTAAGGATATCGTTGCAACCATGCTCAAGATCGCTGGTTTCAATGTCATCGATCTCGGAAGAGATGTACCAATTGCTGACTACGTCACCGCTGTAAAAGAAAATAAACCAGATATCATTGGTTCCTCTGCCCTGATGACCACCACAATGGTCCTTCAGACCCAGGTAGAAGAGCAGCTCAAGGAAGCTGGTGTACGTGACAGTGTCAAGACAATGGTCGGTGGAGCACCCGTTACCCAGGATTGGGCAACCAAGATAGGTGCAGACATCTACGCCGAGAACGCAACTGACGCAGTCGTCAAATGTAAGGCAGCAATGGAATAA
- a CDS encoding PGF-CTERM sorting domain-containing protein → MTATAHESHSDAPHALAEIEEHAGELVELSDTLHVDSAQIADDESLDEDLRATAESVHLSTHDMKHIGEHILSHVETLEGLYSDSENNADEINSEIAAIESEIDELKEIVNSNADAVHTVESNTPASHQEYAESLHENFHEVGHIGTHLVKYTDELGGEDSHVSDHDSSNALMEIEEHAGELVELSDTLHVDSAQIADDESLDEDLRATAESVHLSTHDMKHIGEHILSHVETLEGLYSDSENNADEINSEIAAIESEIDELKEIVNSNADAVHTVESNTPASHQEYAESLHENFHEVGHIGTHLVKYTDELGASMTTEDSTTSVDAANEEQREQEPSATSNQAPGFGILMAVCGLLAVGYLKRQ, encoded by the coding sequence TTGACCGCAACGGCTCACGAATCTCACTCCGATGCTCCTCATGCCCTTGCTGAGATTGAAGAGCATGCCGGAGAACTTGTTGAACTTTCCGATACTCTGCATGTTGATTCTGCGCAGATTGCAGACGATGAATCACTGGATGAAGACCTGCGTGCCACTGCTGAATCTGTTCATCTTTCCACCCATGATATGAAGCATATCGGTGAACATATTCTCTCCCATGTGGAAACCCTCGAGGGTCTGTACTCCGACTCTGAAAACAATGCAGATGAAATAAATTCCGAGATTGCAGCCATTGAATCTGAAATAGATGAACTTAAGGAAATAGTCAATTCCAATGCTGATGCTGTACACACTGTTGAATCCAATACTCCCGCTTCCCATCAGGAATATGCTGAATCCCTTCATGAAAATTTCCATGAGGTTGGGCACATCGGCACCCATCTTGTAAAATACACGGATGAACTTGGAGGGGAAGATTCCCATGTATCTGACCATGATAGCTCAAATGCATTGATGGAAATCGAAGAGCATGCCGGTGAACTTGTAGAACTTTCCGATACTCTGCATGTTGATTCTGCGCAGATTGCAGACGATGAATCACTGGATGAAGACCTGCGTGCCACTGCTGAATCTGTTCATCTTTCCACCCATGATATGAAGCATATCGGTGAACATATTCTCTCCCATGTGGAAACCCTCGAGGGTCTGTACTCCGACTCTGAAAACAATGCAGATGAAATAAATTCCGAGATTGCAGCCATTGAATCTGAAATAGATGAACTTAAGGAAATAGTCAATTCCAATGCTGATGCTGTACACACTGTTGAATCCAATACTCCCGCTTCCCATCAGGAATATGCTGAATCCCTTCACGAAAATTTCCATGAGGTTGGACACATCGGCACCCATCTTGTAAAATATACGGATGAACTTGGGGCAAGTATGACAACAGAAGATTCTACAACCTCTGTTGATGCAGCTAATGAAGAACAAAGAGAACAGGAACCTTCCGCCACATCCAACCAGGCACCTGGTTTTGGAATTTTGATGGCAGTATGTGGACTGCTTGCTGTAGGTTACTTAAAGAGACAGTAA
- a CDS encoding energy-coupling factor ABC transporter ATP-binding protein, which translates to MKKEAICISKLEYSYPDGKKALNNVNMKVFEGEKVTIMGPNGAGKTTLLLNINGTVKNPSSSVSIFGKSISSMDILERIQNVGVVFEDPDDQLFMPTVYDDVAFGPANMGLDKDQVDKRVKNALLRVGMEDFEEYVPHHLSSGQKKKIALAAVLSMEPKIIVLDEPTANLDPRSKSELINLLEKLNQDKQTTIITVTHDVNTISRLAERIYVLNQTVVAEGTPYEIFSNKELLAAQNLESPDTLQLFYMLAHLGYSCSQHPLSVNEAAENLIYTMQQNNNLIQLNMNSSAYENIKELTKLQTDNG; encoded by the coding sequence ATGAAAAAAGAAGCAATATGCATATCCAAACTAGAGTATTCATATCCGGATGGGAAAAAAGCATTGAACAATGTTAATATGAAGGTATTTGAAGGTGAAAAAGTTACTATAATGGGACCAAATGGAGCCGGAAAAACCACGCTTTTATTAAATATTAATGGAACAGTGAAAAACCCCTCCTCATCTGTATCGATATTCGGTAAATCTATTTCTTCAATGGATATTTTAGAAAGGATTCAAAATGTGGGTGTGGTATTTGAAGATCCCGATGACCAGCTTTTTATGCCGACTGTTTATGATGATGTAGCTTTTGGCCCCGCAAATATGGGGCTGGATAAGGATCAAGTGGATAAAAGGGTAAAAAATGCTCTCTTAAGGGTAGGAATGGAAGATTTTGAGGAGTATGTCCCCCATCACCTGAGTAGTGGGCAAAAGAAAAAGATAGCATTGGCTGCAGTTCTATCAATGGAACCTAAAATTATAGTCCTTGATGAACCCACAGCAAACCTGGACCCCAGAAGTAAATCAGAATTAATCAATTTACTTGAAAAACTTAATCAAGATAAACAAACAACGATTATTACTGTAACTCATGATGTGAATACAATATCCCGGCTTGCTGAAAGGATATATGTATTGAACCAAACAGTGGTTGCTGAAGGCACTCCTTATGAAATATTCTCTAACAAGGAACTGTTAGCAGCACAAAATCTAGAATCGCCTGATACTCTGCAGTTATTTTATATGTTAGCACACCTTGGTTATAGTTGTAGCCAACATCCATTGTCTGTGAATGAGGCAGCAGAAAACCTTATTTATACAATGCAGCAAAATAATAATTTAATTCAATTGAATATGAATAGTTCTGCTTATGAAAACATAAAAGAGCTGACAAAATTACAGACGGATAATGGTTAA
- a CDS encoding metallophosphoesterase — MKVLVISDTHLKSGEIPPGLKGLIDRYDMVIHAGDFTTLECYKAFNDTGKLKSVYGNSDTYELKEILPETLQLDIGGVSVGVVHEAALSINDTTALRYKALEMGVNVLIFGHIHRPILEKTDVLVLCPGSPTSPRMSDPMAAELNIEKGEVKARFIEIKGKSCGFVGFSRELEKADN, encoded by the coding sequence ATGAAGGTACTTGTTATTTCAGATACACATCTCAAAAGTGGAGAAATTCCTCCAGGGTTGAAAGGCCTGATTGACAGATATGACATGGTAATACATGCCGGAGATTTTACTACACTTGAATGTTATAAGGCTTTCAACGATACGGGGAAACTCAAATCAGTATATGGAAATTCCGATACATACGAATTAAAAGAGATACTTCCCGAAACCCTGCAACTAGATATTGGAGGCGTAAGTGTAGGCGTGGTCCACGAAGCCGCCCTATCAATAAATGATACAACTGCCCTGCGCTACAAAGCCCTTGAAATGGGTGTTAATGTGCTTATATTCGGCCATATACACAGACCAATCCTGGAAAAAACAGATGTACTGGTATTGTGTCCCGGCTCCCCGACATCTCCACGCATGTCAGACCCTATGGCCGCCGAACTAAATATTGAAAAAGGTGAAGTAAAAGCAAGATTTATAGAAATAAAAGGAAAATCCTGTGGATTTGTCGGATTTTCAAGAGAACTCGAAAAAGCGGACAATTAA
- a CDS encoding RPA family protein: MSTYVREVAKRMFAKEFRNSDLSFREGDDVYSPQYLLTPTGARVNRLFIVGTLIEKENIGNEAEYWRGRVTDPTGTFTIYAGQYQPEAAQLLSECETPAFVAVAGKPSVYETPDGDTITSIRPESISIVDGNTRDMWVVDTAIQTINRLHDLDGSDTYVIRAKEHYNTDKGSYSSMVLDALKSLKEQI, from the coding sequence ATGTCTACCTATGTACGTGAAGTAGCAAAAAGAATGTTTGCAAAAGAATTTAGGAATTCGGATCTCTCATTCAGGGAAGGTGACGATGTTTATTCTCCCCAGTATCTGTTAACACCAACCGGGGCCAGGGTAAATCGCCTTTTTATTGTAGGGACTCTTATCGAGAAGGAAAATATAGGCAATGAAGCGGAATACTGGAGAGGTCGGGTTACAGATCCTACAGGTACTTTCACAATATATGCAGGTCAGTATCAACCGGAAGCAGCACAACTGTTGTCAGAATGTGAAACTCCCGCATTTGTAGCTGTTGCAGGCAAACCCAGTGTTTATGAAACTCCTGATGGGGACACTATTACTTCCATAAGACCTGAATCCATAAGCATAGTTGATGGTAACACACGGGATATGTGGGTTGTTGATACTGCCATTCAGACAATTAATAGATTACATGATCTGGATGGTTCGGATACATATGTTATTCGTGCTAAAGAACATTACAATACCGATAAGGGAAGTTATTCATCCATGGTACTGGATGCTTTGAAATCCCTGAAAGAACAGATTTGA